From a region of the Pecten maximus chromosome 18, xPecMax1.1, whole genome shotgun sequence genome:
- the LOC117317117 gene encoding purine nucleoside phosphorylase-like has translation MNGTMGEADSYLEVKKLADDIMAKIKCRPVVGIVCGSGLGELANMVQDDETMAYEEIPGFPVSTVTGHAGKLVFGQLGGKPVVLMKGRVHFYEGISIQKTALPIRVMKLMGVRTLFVTNAAGGLNQSYEIGDLMIIKDHVNMPGFAGMNPLRGQNDERFGPRFPAISKAYTKRLRDHAKHTAKTLGFEGFAIHEGVYCMLAGPSYETVTECKFLNNIGVDVVGMSTCPEVIVAVHCGMEVFGMSLVTNKAVMEYDVEQVANHKEVLEAGVLRSKDVQKLVAAMLETLEI, from the exons ATGAATGGAACGATGGG TGAAGCGGATAGCTATCTGGAAGTCAAGAAGTTAGCAGATGATATCATGGCCAAAATTAAATGTCGACCTGTGGTCGGAATCGTCTGTGGATCAGGGCTAGGAGAACTGGCCAATATGGTACAGGACGATGAAACCATGGCTTATGAGGAAATACCTGGATTTCCTGTCAGCACAG TGACCGGCCATGCAGGAAAGTTGGTATTTGGACAGCTCGGAGGGAAGCCCGTGGTCCTGATGAAGGGACGTGTACATTTCTATGAAGGGATTTCAATACAAAAG ACTGCCCTGCCTATAAGAGTCATGAAGCTGATGGGCGTGAGGACTCTCTTTGTGACTAACGCTGCTGGGGGTCTGAACCAGTCGTATGAGATAGGCGACCTCATGATTATAAAGGACCACGTCAACATGCCAGGATTTGCTGGAATGAACCCTCTACGGGGACAAAATGATGAAAG atTTGGTCCCCGTTTCCCGGCAATCTCAAAAGCATACACCAAGCGTCTGCGTGACCATGCCAAGCATACAGCCAAGACGCTTGGATTTGAAGGTTTCGCCATCCACGAAGGAGTGTACTGTATGCTTGCTGGACCCTCCTACGAGACCGTCACAGAGTGCAAATTTCTTAATAACATTGGTGTTGATGTCGTAG GTATGAGCACGTGCCCTGAGGTGATTGTAGCAGTTCATTGTGGAATGGAGGTGTTTGGAATGTCTCTGGTTACCAACAAAGCCGTGATGGAGTATGATGTAGAACAGGTCGCAAACCACAAGGAAGTTTTAGAAGCCGGAGTCTTACGAAGTAAAGACGTACAGAAACTTGTCGCTGCCATGCTGGAAACTCTAGAAATATAA